Proteins encoded by one window of Salmonirosea aquatica:
- a CDS encoding tetratricopeptide repeat protein: MKRIISLYVFLIWTTPLKAQTADNYINSGNIKYESGNISGAIQDYTRAIQLDPKDAKAYLNRGDSYYELGRHKEAVRDYTRAIELDPKDAIAYFNRGVSYYKQGHHEEAVRDYTRAIELDPKDARAYLNRGNRYDELGRREEAVRDYTRAIQLKPDYASAYLNRGVSYHKQGRREEAVRDYTRAIELDPKDASAYFNRGNGYDELGRHEEAVRDYTRAIQLKPDYAKAYLKGHSDRS, translated from the coding sequence ATGAAAAGAATTATAAGTCTATATGTATTTCTGATCTGGACAACTCCGCTCAAAGCCCAGACAGCCGATAATTACATTAATTCAGGAAACATAAAATATGAAAGTGGCAACATTTCAGGCGCGATTCAAGACTACACCAGGGCCATCCAGCTCGATCCCAAGGATGCCAAAGCCTACCTCAACCGGGGTGACAGCTATTACGAGCTGGGCCGCCACAAGGAGGCCGTGCGCGACTACACCAGGGCCATCGAGCTCGACCCCAAAGACGCCATCGCCTACTTCAACCGGGGGGTCAGCTATTACAAGCAAGGCCACCACGAGGAGGCCGTGCGCGATTACACCAGGGCCATCGAGCTCGATCCCAAGGATGCCCGCGCCTACCTCAACCGGGGGAACCGCTATGATGAGTTGGGCCGCCGAGAGGAGGCCGTGCGCGACTACACCAGGGCCATCCAACTCAAGCCTGACTATGCCAGCGCCTACCTCAACCGGGGGGTCAGCTATCACAAGCAAGGCCGCCGAGAGGAGGCCGTGCGCGACTACACCAGGGCCATCGAGCTCGATCCCAAGGATGCCAGCGCCTACTTCAACCGGGGGAACGGCTATGATGAGTTGGGCCGCCACGAGGAGGCCGTGCGCGACTACACCAGGGCCATCCAACTCAAGCCTGACTATGCCAAAGCCTACCTCAAAGGCCATTCAGATCGATCCTAA
- a CDS encoding response regulator, with product MKALKILIIEDDIVIAHDIKETLEKGGHVVTDIVRNKSSTLTAIRNTPPDIILIDIRLEHSPEDGIDIAHHILATTPTPIIYLTGYSEKPTIDRAKQTQPAAYLLKPFRNEELVIQIELAYYNYQASFANSADPFLSDSLYLPVKNGRGYSKIRKDDVLYLKADRAYVEMYMVGESKERAYAMNLGYMAQFFTAPNFYNLSRSLLVNLDHVEHIEKGKIYLKGRDNLPIEFPEAHYKRLIQQLAIVRTPKKR from the coding sequence ATGAAAGCACTTAAAATTCTGATCATCGAAGACGATATCGTGATCGCTCATGATATCAAAGAAACATTGGAAAAAGGAGGTCATGTGGTAACCGATATTGTCCGTAACAAATCTTCTACCCTGACTGCAATAAGGAATACCCCTCCTGATATAATTTTGATTGATATCCGTTTAGAACATTCTCCCGAGGATGGTATCGATATTGCCCATCACATTTTGGCAACAACCCCTACGCCCATCATATATCTGACCGGGTATTCTGAAAAACCCACTATTGATCGTGCCAAGCAAACACAGCCGGCAGCGTATTTGCTTAAACCATTTCGGAATGAGGAGCTTGTAATTCAAATTGAACTAGCCTACTATAACTATCAGGCCTCGTTTGCAAACTCCGCCGATCCATTTTTATCGGATAGTTTATATTTACCAGTTAAGAATGGGCGCGGGTATTCAAAAATACGGAAAGATGACGTACTTTATTTAAAAGCGGATAGAGCTTATGTCGAAATGTATATGGTAGGCGAGTCGAAAGAAAGGGCTTATGCAATGAACCTGGGTTATATGGCTCAATTTTTCACAGCTCCCAATTTTTACAATCTTTCCCGATCGTTACTGGTTAACCTTGACCACGTTGAGCACATTGAAAAAGGTAAAATTTATCTAAAAGGCAGAGATAATCTCCCAATCGAATTTCCGGAAGCTCACTATAAACGTTTAATCCAGCAGCTTGCCATAGTTAGAACGCCAAAGAAGCGTTAA
- a CDS encoding ribosomal maturation YjgA family protein codes for MAALCVLVCYCIELSQLYQADWINTLRSTRLGGLVLGFGFLWSDLVCYFVGTLLGVGLEYVFLKRYI; via the coding sequence CTGGTATGCTACTGCATCGAATTAAGCCAACTGTACCAGGCCGACTGGATCAATACCCTACGAAGTACCCGACTGGGTGGACTCGTATTGGGCTTTGGGTTTCTTTGGAGTGATCTGGTCTGTTATTTCGTAGGCACCTTGTTGGGCGTGGGGCTGGAGTATGTATTTTTAAAAAGGTATATTTGA
- a CDS encoding amidohydrolase family protein, whose protein sequence is MNSIYKALFGSIFFWCVSASGYGQTTPQKHLPIIDVHVHAMKVTSQIGDLCPWFLSNMPGGDPNEKAPAFFSTECASPLKAAKSDQEFQDSLIETMNRLNMTIVASGDATIIRNWQKAAAPNRVIPSIGISNSEQMSVVAFTDSLSSGFYKVMGEVAPQYQGMSPSDMSLDAYFAAAEKLNIPVGIHMGTGGNGTINITNPKYRASMGNPLLLEDLLARHPKLKVWVMHAGYPMADEMIALMGANAYVYVDIAGMIWSYPLAEVNDYIKSLVQAGFGKRILYGTDLMIWPKLLETSIGVIENANYLSFDQKRDILFNNAVRFFRLDESKYR, encoded by the coding sequence ATGAATTCAATTTACAAAGCCCTTTTTGGCAGCATCTTTTTTTGGTGTGTTTCAGCTTCCGGTTACGGACAAACTACCCCCCAAAAACATCTGCCGATTATTGATGTGCACGTACATGCCATGAAAGTAACCTCACAGATCGGAGATTTGTGTCCGTGGTTTTTGAGCAACATGCCGGGAGGGGATCCCAACGAAAAAGCGCCGGCCTTTTTCAGTACAGAATGTGCCAGCCCTTTGAAGGCCGCCAAATCAGATCAGGAATTTCAGGATTCTCTGATCGAAACCATGAACCGGCTCAATATGACCATTGTGGCCAGCGGAGACGCTACCATTATCCGCAACTGGCAAAAGGCAGCCGCTCCCAACCGGGTCATACCAAGCATCGGAATCAGCAATTCAGAACAAATGTCGGTGGTGGCGTTTACCGATTCGCTTTCGTCAGGCTTCTATAAGGTCATGGGCGAGGTGGCGCCTCAGTACCAGGGTATGTCGCCCAGTGATATGAGTCTGGATGCGTATTTTGCTGCCGCCGAAAAATTGAATATTCCGGTTGGGATTCACATGGGAACCGGGGGCAACGGAACCATCAATATTACGAATCCAAAGTACCGGGCCTCGATGGGCAACCCGCTGCTGCTCGAAGATCTGCTGGCCCGTCACCCGAAGCTCAAAGTGTGGGTCATGCACGCCGGCTACCCCATGGCAGACGAAATGATTGCCCTGATGGGGGCCAATGCCTACGTTTATGTGGACATTGCCGGCATGATATGGAGTTATCCGTTGGCTGAAGTAAATGATTACATAAAGAGCCTCGTGCAGGCCGGATTCGGTAAGAGAATACTGTACGGCACTGACCTGATGATTTGGCCCAAGCTACTCGAAACCTCCATCGGGGTCATAGAAAATGCCAACTATCTGTCCTTTGACCAGAAAAGGGATATTCTATTCAATAATGCCGTTCGGTTTTTCAGGTTGGATGAGAGTAAGTACAGGTAG
- a CDS encoding sensor histidine kinase, translating into MIHFKSSIWLLVLLAVSDLSIAQPQAGIPLQQDKLNYAKEVEREALAKKDTLLLAEVYYLYGKINVDAKNYLKAKSYFIQSLQIVEQKHQFDKVSRIYGRLSWLEREQLNMVKQLEYARISLAYARLGTRKSLMSAYQEMSEGYMAVCHDSLARYGTHPLQDSVFYYCKLATKIAYELKDSVSIAGMSGQLGKIYGFQHNPRAFYHYQVALKMHAARNNTFGQIATSQQLAYTYLQFNQPDKAYPLLQKANALYNAMKIRAFKAEMDFNSLYMEYYRQKGKWQKAFEQSLKVRANERDQMTADRNGAVSRLTIAYEAKYEAKKKKILIEAKERELLLSKQKLQVQNWSLLILLALLSVTVGTSIVLYRTSKKNERLSQQNETLVQEQNHRVKNNLQLISSLLRLQVNGLDDDSARNAVEDSQRRIEVMSLLQRKLYDGEDVVNVNVADFVAELVDLVLRAFNQEQVEVAYHIEPNVKLPVDHMMRIGLIINELITNACKYAFPDNPKPALQISAQIVQKTFHLGFTDNGPGFTRTNPPVRSFGLRLIQMQVEQLFGTYRMETKGYFQFDMKFNLIQSFQFRGKPV; encoded by the coding sequence ATGATACATTTCAAGAGCAGCATCTGGCTTCTGGTACTTCTGGCTGTGTCGGACCTATCAATTGCTCAGCCTCAGGCCGGTATACCTTTGCAGCAGGATAAGCTGAATTATGCCAAAGAGGTGGAACGTGAAGCCCTGGCAAAGAAAGACACGCTGCTTTTGGCCGAAGTCTATTACCTGTATGGCAAAATAAATGTAGATGCCAAGAACTATTTAAAGGCAAAGAGCTATTTCATACAATCCCTACAAATTGTCGAACAAAAGCATCAATTTGACAAGGTCAGTAGGATTTACGGGCGGCTGTCCTGGTTGGAACGGGAACAATTGAACATGGTCAAGCAGCTCGAATATGCCCGTATATCATTGGCTTATGCCAGATTGGGAACCAGGAAAAGCCTTATGTCTGCTTATCAGGAAATGAGCGAGGGCTATATGGCTGTTTGTCACGATAGTTTGGCCAGGTACGGTACACATCCGTTACAGGATAGTGTATTTTACTATTGCAAACTGGCTACAAAAATAGCATACGAATTGAAGGATTCGGTTTCAATTGCAGGCATGAGCGGACAGTTAGGCAAGATTTACGGGTTCCAGCATAATCCCCGGGCATTCTATCATTATCAGGTTGCATTGAAAATGCATGCAGCACGTAACAATACTTTTGGACAGATCGCCACCAGCCAGCAACTTGCTTATACCTATCTGCAATTTAACCAGCCTGATAAAGCCTATCCACTGTTACAAAAGGCAAATGCATTATATAATGCAATGAAAATCAGGGCATTTAAAGCAGAAATGGATTTCAATAGCCTATACATGGAATATTACAGGCAAAAAGGGAAGTGGCAAAAGGCATTTGAGCAGTCACTAAAGGTACGCGCCAATGAGAGAGATCAAATGACCGCTGACCGAAATGGTGCTGTCAGCAGGTTGACTATTGCGTATGAGGCAAAGTATGAGGCAAAAAAGAAAAAAATACTGATTGAAGCTAAGGAGAGAGAGCTGCTGTTAAGTAAACAGAAACTACAAGTACAAAACTGGTCTTTACTTATTCTGCTGGCATTACTTTCAGTTACTGTCGGAACAAGTATCGTTTTGTACCGTACTTCCAAAAAGAACGAGCGATTGAGCCAACAGAATGAAACCTTGGTGCAGGAACAAAATCACCGCGTAAAAAATAATTTGCAGCTGATATCAAGTCTTTTAAGATTGCAGGTGAATGGACTCGATGATGATAGTGCCAGGAATGCCGTCGAGGACAGTCAACGCCGGATCGAAGTAATGAGTTTGCTCCAACGGAAACTATATGATGGCGAAGATGTGGTTAATGTCAACGTGGCCGATTTTGTCGCTGAACTGGTAGATTTGGTACTGCGAGCATTTAATCAGGAGCAAGTTGAAGTCGCATACCATATTGAACCCAACGTGAAGCTACCAGTTGATCATATGATGCGGATTGGTTTGATCATCAATGAATTGATTACGAATGCCTGTAAATATGCGTTTCCAGATAATCCAAAGCCTGCACTTCAAATTTCTGCCCAAATCGTGCAGAAGACATTTCATCTAGGTTTTACCGATAACGGACCTGGTTTTACCAGAACAAACCCGCCTGTTAGATCTTTTGGATTGCGCTTAATTCAAATGCAGGTAGAGCAATTGTTTGGTACCTATAGGATGGAAACCAAAGGCTATTTTCAATTCGATATGAAATTTAATCTCATTCAATCCTTTCAATTTCGAGGCAAGCCAGTATAG